From Coturnix japonica isolate 7356 chromosome 1, Coturnix japonica 2.1, whole genome shotgun sequence, the proteins below share one genomic window:
- the KCNE1 gene encoding potassium voltage-gated channel subfamily E member 1, giving the protein MLVLSNDTALSILLSKLLQDHLEQTNSTAPSTAGSTGGSLEIIYLLMMVGLFGFFTVGVMVTNIRARRLDDSHNPYNTYIATDIWHKKDQEYFQAKLIENYKLCCVFENQLAVEQPSIHIPEEKSS; this is encoded by the coding sequence atgttgGTGCTGTCCAATGACACAGCCCTGAGCATTCTCCTCTCCAAGCTGCTTCAAGACCACCTGGAGCAGACAAATAGCACTGCTCCCTCTACAGCTGGAAGCACTGGCGGCAGCCTGGAAATCATCTACTTGCTGATGATGGTTGGTCTCTTTGGCTTCTTCACAGTGGGAGTCATGGTGACCAATATCCGTGCCAGGAGGCTGGATGACTCCCACAACCCCTACAACACGTACATTGCAACAGACATTTGGCACAAGAAGGACCAGGAGTATTTTCAAGCCAAGCTTATAGAAAATTacaagctgtgctgtgtcttTGAAAACCAGCTGGCAGTAGAACAGCCGAGCATTCACATTCCTGAGGAGAAGTCTTCCTAG